Within the uncultured Bacteroides sp. genome, the region AATCGGAGCGAACGGAATAGTATTAGCTACGCTTTAATCGTACCTTATGGAATTGAAATAATGATAACAGCCTTTCAGAGGTACAGCTTTATTTCGCTTTAATCGTACCTTATGGAATTGAAATAATCAAGCCCGCATATGTTATAAGCTTTAAAGGTGCTTTAATCGTACCTTATGGAATTGAAATACATCTGGTTCTTATACTGCAACAATGGACGTTTACGCTTTAATCGTACCTTATGGAATTGAAATGGTATGACTCGTTGGAATGTACTTTGCGAAAACATGGCTTTAATCGTACCTTATGGAATTGAAATATCATTATTCTTGATGAAGCAGGAGATATGAACTATGCTTTAATCGTACCTTATGGAATTGAAATTAGTGCCTTTCATACCTTCATCCAGATTTTTTTTAGCAGGCTTTAATCGTACCTTATGGAATTGAAATGAACCTGGTAACTATTTTACCATCTGGTCTGAAGGAGCTTTAATCGTACCTTATGGAATTGAAATAAGGCTTCAAGGGCGTCTACTTTTTATTTATTAACGCTTTAATCGTACCTTATGGAATTGAAATGCGGCTTAACTACTCCATCCAACGCAGCATGTTCCGGCTTTAATCGTACCTTATGGAATTGAAATGCGGTATCAAATACAAATACTTTCAATATACCTGTACCGGCTTTAATCGTACCTTATGGAATTGAAATGAACAACTGTTTGTACGGCAGCAAAAAAAATACAAGGCTTTAATCGTACCTTATGGAATTGAAATTTAAAGTAGTGTCTTGCTCTCTTACATTGTACCCCATAGCTTTAATCGTACCTTATGGAATTGAAATTAATCATAACTACGAGCGCTATAGTTTTTTGGGAAGAGCTTTAATCGTACCTTATGGAATTGAAATTGTAACGGGTCTGATAACCAAGCACAGAATTAAGCTGGCTTTAATCGTACCTTATGGAATTGAAATCTGCTATGGCTAGAGGAATGTTTGGAGGCCACATAGCTTTAATCGTACCTTATGGAATTGAAATAGTGCTTCGGGTAACATAGATACATCTACCATTTTGCTTTAATCGTACCTTATGGAATTGAAATAACCGATTGTTTTCTTATCCATACTTTTCTTTTTAGCTTTAATCGTACCTTATGGAATTGAAATATATGAATACAGCGTTAAGTTTTATGGTGCAGAATGCTTTAATCGTACCTTATGGAATTGAAATGTAGCAGGTGGAATTAAACAGGTTGCTGTGTCTGCTGCTTTAATCGTACCTTATGGAATTGAAATTACCTATTCACGTATTTATAATCCTTTGTTGTTGAAGCTTTAATCGTACCTTATGGAATTGAAATTCAGGTGTTTATTAAGTTTGGAAAAGACGGATTAGCTTTAATCGTACCTTATGGAATTGAAATTTATCAGAGCACATTACTTTTGTGCCTTCCGGTAAATGCTTTAATCGTACCTTATGGAATTGAAATAAGGTAATAATAATAAACAGATAACTAACTTTTTCAGCTTTAATCGTACCTTATGGAATTGAAATAAAGGAAGCATTAGTAATAGTATGATCATTAGTTACGCTTTAATCGTACCTTATGGAATTGAAATTATAACGAGTTTGATAACCAAGCACAGAATTAAGCGCTTTAATCGTACCTTATGGAATTGAAATGAAGGCTGTGACTACACTTATAAATGCATTGAATGAGCTTTAATCGTACCTTATGGAATTGAAATCCAAAATAGACACCCTATCGTGAGCCACCTTTTTTCAGCTTTAATCGTACCTTATGGAATTGAAATAACTTTGCTATATTCCCGGTTCTTATTGATGGAAATGCTTTAATCGTACCTCATGGAATTGAAATCAAGCATATGGAGGTTCAGAGTCTACCTATTATAATGCTTTAATCGTACCTCATGGAATTGAAATTTAAATCCACCTACGAAGATGTAACCTTTGTCAGTAACCTTTAATCGTACCTCATGGAATTGAAATTTTTGACTTGTTACCTCAATGCGTGTGCCTGCAAAGCTTTAATCGTACCTTATGGAATTGTGATTATGAAAAAGCAATAAATCAAATGTGGAAAAACTTTAAGGAGATGTTTATAAATTCTCTATGACCGCAAATGGTTAACAAGAAGGCGTTTAGAAATCTTTATACTCTCTTAATAACAAAGGTAACAATACCCCAAATTAGGAAATCGTTATCTTTTGTTGCTTCCAGTACAGGATAATCGGCATTGGAGGGTATGAGCAGGCATCTGTCTTTCTCGATCATTGTTGATGCTGCAAAGTCTACAGAATAATTAGTAATTCAAAACGGGATATTCCAAAAGTTCGTGAAAATGAAAAATAACATTAGAGAAAAACAAATTAGTACAGACTTTTGTTTTAACGACATATTACGAGTTAAATAAATTTATAATAGGCCAAATGGAAACATTTCACAGCGACTTATCCAACAAAGAATTTCCGGTTTCTGAAAGAATTTCCGGTAAATTTGTAAGAAAGGCTATCTTAGATCTTATTCAAAAGGACTACCCACAATTTACACCCGATAAATTTTTATCTCTTAGTGAGCTAAATATTTATAGAGAAAAACACATAGAGGGTTCCTTGGCTAAGCAAGTTGGCAAGCTAACAGAGCTGGATAAGACTGTGATAGAATCTTTGAAAGACAGAACTACCTTGACAGACAAATTAAAAGTAGAAGAGAAGCAAAGGCTAACCTTTGGGCAACGGGTAGCTGATCATGTAGCTTCATTCGGAGGTAGCTGGACATTCATTATTTCGTTTGGAGTATTTCTCTTTCTTTGGATCTCTTTAAATGTTTTTTGGCTTGTAAACAAAGGCTTTGATCCATATCCATTTATACTTCTGAACTTAATATTGTCAACTATTGCAGCCTTACAAGCACCTGTTATAATGATGAGCCAAAACAGGCAAGAAGAGAAAGACAGGGAAAGATCCAAAAAGGACTATATGGTAAACCTTAAATCGGAACTTGAAATTAGAATGCTGCACGAGAAAATTGATCATCTCATCATTAATGAGCAACAGGAAGTCCTGGAGATTCATAAAGTGCAGATAGAGATGTTGAATGACATACTTAAACGGATTGAAAAAGTGCAATAACAGATCTCGTGCATGATATTACTAATTTTGCCGGATTAACATTAGTATAAGGTAAATAAATAACCGTTTTAAATGCTTGATAAATAGTTTAAAGGCGTATATTTATTACATGAATAATCTCTTGATAGTATCCAGAACTTTGTTTAAATGAAAAATAGCAGAACCGAATTCTGCTATTTCCCATTTAAACAATAATATGAACTATCTCTTTAACGAAATAAATGTCTTGAAGGCTCGTATTTCAGTACCCTGGTTAATCCTTTTGCTTCGGCTATCCGTTTCTCAACCTCTTTTAATGATGGAACTCTTACGGCTAATTTCTTGATCCATTAACTTTTTCCATCTTAGCGGTTAAGTTTTCTGTTTTTTTATGTTTTAACTCTGGAACTCTATCTACTCCTGAAACTTTAAATGGTTCGGAGTAATTCCGGCCTTTGCCGCCAACGCTAACGGTATGCTATATTTGCAAACTTAAGAATCAGAGTTTCTGAAATTTCTGTAGCTTCAGATAAATCCTTTCTTTGTTTTTTAGTTTTAATATTTTTAAGTAATTTGTTGTGGCGTTTACACCAGCGATCCGAAATTTTTACCCATTACCGGACCAATACTTTCAATTTCTTCTTTTCTGTACTTCGCCATTGGTTATAGATTAAATTTCCCTACTCATGTGGCTTTTCGACTTGCCTCGTTTTTTATAGTGGTTTCTGATCTCCACTTCCACAATTCATATTTAAATCCTATTGAATTTTTCTTTGTTTAACCCGTAAATGGAAAATGCTTCTTGTGAATTCAATATTAAAACAATGCATACAGGAAATTAGTTTTTCTATATATGTACTTTCTATATACTTTAACATTTGCTTTAATAGCCTGAGAGAATCTTAAAAATATCTTTTATTTGTTTTGGGATTCATTGCTTAAACATTAATTTTACGCTTGTAATAGATAATAGAAATAATTCGATAAAGCTAAATTAAAGCAATATGGAAAAGGTTACATGCGGAAATAATAGTAATACAAATATGACAATGCAATTCAGAAAAGCAACAGAAAGCGATGCCGCACGTATCTGGGAAATCATTCAGCAAGCTCAGGCTCAGATGGGCCGGCTGAATAGTGAACAATGGCAAAACGGATATCCGGCTCCTGCAAATATTGCGAGCGATATTGAGCATGGGTATGGGTATGTGCTGTGTAGTGAGAACTGTGTAATTGCTTATGGTGCGGTTATATTCGATGGTGAACCTGCCTATGAGGCTATTGACGGGAAATGGTTAAGCAATGGGCTATATGTGGTGGTTCATCGGCTGGCTGTAGCCGATGAAGCTAAACAACGAGGTGTGGCTACTGAGTTTATGCACAGGGTAGAGGCTTTGAGTCTGGAGAAAGGAGTGTACAGTTTCAGGGTTGATACCAACTTTGATAATCATTATATGATCAGGATGTTATCTAATCTGAGATTCTTGTATTGTGGGGAGGTTAAGTATGATCAGGGTTTGCGGCTAGCCTATGAAAAGGTTTTGTTTAAGGAGTAGGGAATATTAAACCTGAAATGCATTCTGATTTACTGGTTTAAGATATAATTAGCGGAACAAAAAAAGTCTGGACTTTCACAAGCTCAGACTTTTAGCCATTTATATTAATTATATATCAAACTTCTTATTTAGAAGTCATGATTGTTACTCTGTTCCATGCATTCTTTTC harbors:
- a CDS encoding DUF1003 domain-containing protein encodes the protein METFHSDLSNKEFPVSERISGKFVRKAILDLIQKDYPQFTPDKFLSLSELNIYREKHIEGSLAKQVGKLTELDKTVIESLKDRTTLTDKLKVEEKQRLTFGQRVADHVASFGGSWTFIISFGVFLFLWISLNVFWLVNKGFDPYPFILLNLILSTIAALQAPVIMMSQNRQEEKDRERSKKDYMVNLKSELEIRMLHEKIDHLIINEQQEVLEIHKVQIEMLNDILKRIEKVQ
- a CDS encoding GNAT family N-acetyltransferase yields the protein MEKVTCGNNSNTNMTMQFRKATESDAARIWEIIQQAQAQMGRLNSEQWQNGYPAPANIASDIEHGYGYVLCSENCVIAYGAVIFDGEPAYEAIDGKWLSNGLYVVVHRLAVADEAKQRGVATEFMHRVEALSLEKGVYSFRVDTNFDNHYMIRMLSNLRFLYCGEVKYDQGLRLAYEKVLFKE